A region of Neochlamydia sp. S13 DNA encodes the following proteins:
- a CDS encoding SDR family NAD(P)-dependent oxidoreductase, producing the protein MKQDFKNQTVMITGASSGFGAAFAEAFAREGASLINIARRKDRLQALESSLREKYGVEILSVELDISDEKAVVEKLGLLARDSIVPDLLINNAGMVRGLNKVWETPTQDWNEMIDINIKGLLNVSAQIIPHMVKKNAGHIINVGSISSHDTYPGGGIYCATKFAVKAITDTLRKELVNTPIRVSMISPGMAETEFSLVRFAGDKDKANAVYENIQPLTAEDVAEIVLFMAKRPPHVNLADVVVYPTHQASVSLVYRGEGKTKS; encoded by the coding sequence ATGAAACAAGATTTTAAGAACCAGACAGTTATGATTACCGGGGCAAGTTCAGGATTTGGAGCAGCTTTTGCTGAAGCCTTTGCACGTGAAGGAGCTAGCTTAATTAATATTGCTAGGCGCAAGGATCGCTTGCAGGCTCTTGAAAGTTCTTTGCGAGAAAAATACGGGGTGGAGATCTTATCTGTAGAATTGGATATTTCAGATGAAAAAGCGGTGGTAGAAAAATTGGGTCTGTTGGCAAGAGATTCTATAGTGCCCGATCTTTTGATTAACAACGCTGGCATGGTAAGAGGGTTAAATAAGGTATGGGAGACGCCTACGCAGGATTGGAATGAGATGATTGATATAAATATTAAAGGATTACTCAATGTTAGTGCTCAGATTATTCCTCACATGGTTAAGAAAAATGCTGGGCATATCATCAATGTAGGCAGTATCTCAAGTCATGATACCTACCCTGGAGGAGGAATATATTGTGCCACTAAATTTGCCGTCAAAGCTATTACGGATACATTAAGGAAAGAGCTGGTGAATACTCCTATTCGTGTTTCGATGATTTCTCCTGGGATGGCTGAGACAGAATTTAGCTTGGTTAGATTTGCTGGTGATAAGGATAAAGCCAATGCCGTTTATGAAAACATTCAACCGTTGACAGCAGAAGATGTGGCCGAGATTGTCCTTTTTATGGCTAAGCGTCCTCCCCATGTCAATTTAGCAGATGTGGTGGTTTATCCTACTCATCAAGCTTCAGTATCGCTTGTTTATCGAGGAGAAGGAAAAACAAAGAGTTAG
- a CDS encoding multidrug efflux SMR transporter, with protein sequence MEAYLYLLMAIAGEVVGTSALKASYGMTKLFPSLVVLVGYGLTFWSLSIALKTLPVGIVYAIWSGLGIVSIILIGVYFFNEAFSLMHLLGTALILAGVAVLMLFTGPVSE encoded by the coding sequence ATGGAAGCATATCTTTATCTTTTAATGGCCATAGCCGGCGAAGTTGTAGGGACCAGTGCATTAAAAGCCTCTTACGGGATGACTAAGCTCTTTCCTTCACTAGTAGTATTAGTGGGCTATGGGCTTACTTTTTGGTCCCTCTCCATTGCTCTGAAAACCTTACCAGTAGGCATTGTGTATGCCATCTGGTCGGGACTAGGGATTGTAAGCATTATATTGATTGGGGTTTATTTTTTTAATGAAGCCTTTTCCCTGATGCATTTATTAGGGACAGCTCTTATCTTAGCTGGAGTCGCAGTATTAATGCTATTCACAGGCCCTGTCAGCGAATAA